In Brassica napus cultivar Da-Ae chromosome C2, Da-Ae, whole genome shotgun sequence, the sequence ctacATTCATATTCCCCTTAGGGTTAAGAATCTCTacgatatgtatatatatgcgaCCTTGTACATGAATAACAACATCACAttacattctattttataagACTAATCGATGATATAAAGACCTTTATCTCTGCCTCGGTTATTAAATTCAAATTGGAAAACTAAATCTAGAGATAAGAAATGAATTAGAAGACAAGGCTCATCACTAAAAAGGATCTGAAATCAAGTTGCGAAAAAAAACCTCTCTGATGAGACTAGATTTGCGAACCTCCTTTTCTGTTTGAATTTGGATCATAGATTTCTGAAGTTGGGTTATTGCAAAATACTTTATTCATTtcttagatatttattttaagagatGAAAAAAACGAAACATAAAAAAGGAGTATTATAATTGTTCTCTTTAGAATCTTTAGTGTTTACACTTAGTAGAAAGTAAATTAGGTAAAACACTCATAAAAAGTGTGTCACAAGCATAAATATGCCTTGTGTTGTAATTGAAAAGACAAAATGTGTCTCTCAATGCAAATTCTCATAACTACTTTCGACAAGAGAGACACAATAATGATcgacaaagggaaacaccaTTGACCACGAGACTCTACttgaaaaagaacaaaaacatcTAAGTTATTAATATGATCATTCtagaaataatattaatattcttTTTCATCCAATAATCTAAACTAAACGCCTAGACTGATTCTTTGGAATCTAGAACTTAGGTGTTAACgaaatattagtttttattatatatcttatagttatattacttattttcaaattttgtatttcactaaaaattaaattaataaaatattaaaaacagagATATACTAGAAAGAATCAGGATTAGAGACACAAAAATCATCACTTGTTTATAGACAAATTGAtggtgaatataatatattaatcaaaTTAGTCATAATTCACTTTGACCTTATTTCATTTAACCAAATTAAACTAATTTAGAATAACTTAAATCGGTTAAAATGATTTAAACCAACTTGGTTAGACCGCTTAAATcagatttatttaaaagaaagaTCGGTTTGCTGCCTAGACCGATGCCTACACTCATAAACGTCGCCTAAACAATTGTAGAGCATTGATCTAAACCGTCCAACGAAAAACTTCAGGCCTCTCGAGGGAATAAAGAAGGCGAGATGATGGTGAAATCCTAGGCATAGACTCTAACTCCTTTTGACACTCTTCAAGATTGCAAGTTGGTATGAGCTTGATATCCACCGTCTTTAAGCAGTTTGAGTTAGCCAGAATGTATGTCATTAGTTGTTTGTCATCTTCTTTTCCTCCGTAATCTAGCCACTTAAGAGTCTCTAGCTGAGACGATAAGCATGGGGGAATAGTACTCGGCTGGTTCCACGAAGATGAAGATGGAGGACATCCCTGATAATATACCATTATATTTacacattaatatttaaaaatgcaTCAAAAATAAATGTGTATGCGTTTTTAAGACACTTACAATGGTGAAGATAGTAAGAGCTTTCAGAATAGGAGAGTTTTGAAGCAAACAAATAAATGGTTCCAACCAATCTACTGGATCTTCTATGGTAAAGTATAATTCTATGAGCCGAGAGAAATTGATGGCGTTACTACACGCAACCTGCAATAAAACAAACCAAGATTAGTTTGACTAAGCAAAGGAATAAATGAGATCTCATATGTAAACCCTACCATTGATTTGGAGAAATCCAAGTACAGACGTGTAACAGAAGAAAGACATGTCAGAAACTTTTCATCAGGGTTAGGAACGTATGGGATGTATACCTTATCAAGGCAAAACATATTCTCTGTCAAACTACAATAGTCTGCCCTATTGTCAAATATTCTTAAATGTGTTAATGCAGGGCAATCAATCACCAACGACCTAATGTGATAttcctcttctccttccttttcctcttcctcctcctcctcctcctccgcctctTCTTCCTCGTGAAATCTAGtcttataagttaattttttcaACGAAGGCACTTTGACGGTAAAGTTTGTTAAATTGTCCTCATCAAGTCGTGCAACCTTCAGTTTGACGAGAACAGGGGAACTTGATAAAAGCCTAGCAAGAGAGTCTTCGTCTTTGTACTCCACGTCCAAAAGAGAGAGATTTAAGAGAGATGGCATGGTAGCCGGGAATGTAACATCTACGAGAATCTGGTTTGATAGAGTTAAAGTAACGAGTGTGTCGCATGTGTAAAGGCTCTTAGAGAAGCTTGTGGGCTCTCCTTTCCAACTGAGATTGAAATCCAACTCTCTCACACCGTGTTTAACTGCCTTGTCAACCCACTTTCCGACGTCTACGTCAACAGCACATGTTGGACCCAGTTCGACAACAAGAGTTACTAGTTTTGGTGCCTCATGGAGTTGCAGTGACTTTTCAATAAATCGCCCAAAGCTCTCGCTGCTTTGGTCGTCTTTGAAGTCGAGTTTGTCCAGCATCTTCCAGACATGACGCCATCGTTTAGACAAGATCTCAGTAGCCACTGCATTTTTGGTCGGGGTGTGGAGTAAGATCTGCAATAGCAAATCGTCTGGCAAATCACATATTCTTTGACAATCGGGATCAATCCTCCCTTCTTCAGCACCAACCTGCACATTTTTCTCTGAGTTCTTCAGCTTTGCTTCTGTCTCAGCATTACATTTAGCTTTAGACTCCGGCTTTTCATCTGCTTAAGAATTCAATATCGTAGTATCCAAAATAAGAAGACTTCATGCAAAGACCACTACTATCATATAGTTGTAAcaactccaaaaaaaaaaaacagagacaaattttagtaaaacataTTTGCAGCAACTCTACCACTTACTGCTTTTAAATCTTTCTTCTACAGCAGGGAAGCTTGCAGAATGGTTCTGAACTCGCTGCTTTAAATAGCCTATTGCTTGCAAAGTAGTGGATAATTTGGACTCCATATTCTTCTCAACTGTATAAGCAATTTTAGGAAACAATAAAGCAACAAGTAGTAGTTTCAAGAATTCAACAACCAATGttgcatatatttttatacCTGACGAAATCAACAGTCTCGTTCTCGAACGGAATAATCTTGTCTCGATACCACTCCAAAGATTTTCAATCTGCAATTGTTGCTGCAAACagtaaaaatttctaaaattagaTTCTAAAACTACGATTTGCGTTTCCCTGCTATTAAAAACTTCAAagttttcattcaaaaaaaaaaaaaacttcaaagtaGAACATACACAATCCTACTAATAGTATCAAAGAGCCGCGAAACCGAAACCAGAGTACGTACCAACACCGAAAATTCAGTAGAATGAACACAATCCTATAGTAATAACACCAACGATCCACATAAATCAACGATAACAAAAATAAGATGCTCTTGCGGATAATAAAAGAGCCGCGATACCCTAGCTAGCAACACCGAAAATTTGGTAGAACGAACACAATCCTACTTAACACAAACGATCCAAAGAAATCAACGATAGTAAAAATAAGATGCTAGCTCTCGTATATTTTCTATCTAATTCTATTCAGAATTATAACCCTGTATATTGATAATTCGAGAGAGAAAGATGGAGGATATGTGTACCTCCTTTTTCTCGATCACTGCTGCTTATAGAACCTGGGTTTTATGATCTCGATTataagaaaaacacaaataagAATATCTCTCTTATTAATCTTAAGCAAAATCACACAAAACCTTTAAGCTTTCTCAGACACTCATAACTACATTATagcatctccttatatataatgattaaaaactCCTAAATTCATTAGATAACTAATATTTAGATAACTCTTAAATATccttttttttgagcaaaaacTCTTAAGTATCCTAAGCTTACATTTTTCTTTAGTAAACCATCTCTCAGTAGGAATATAATAACTTGGTGCTCAATTTATCTTCATCCAACTTCTCCTTGAAGTCAACAAGGTCGTCTTCAGAATTCATGATTATCATAGTATCTGATTTGTAAACGACTCATATTATAGGTCAAAATATTAAACATGATAACCGACTCAAATAGGCCGTATATATTGGcctactatatattgtaactaaaATCAATTGGCCTTATGTATATTTCATATACTGTACACGTTAATGGAGTAGTTAATGTCTGGCTTAAGCCGCATAACCATCTGAAGCATTTGGATTGGGAAGTCGAAAATTAGGACTCATGCTCCCTGCTGGAAAAGCTGTTGATGTCTAGGTTTATCCATCACTACAACACAATCCTCCGAGTTGCTCTAGTTTGAAACACATGTACACCGAGTCTGACATACTGAAGAAAACAGAACCACCTATTTGAGATAGACACAACTACTTCAATTCTCCTTCAAGATGATATAAGCTGCAATCAGATAAATGAGGATATAATATACTATAGTTGCAATCTCTCAGATCACAAGATCATAATGAAAAAGacatttattttaagaaattgaCATTTTAATTCCTTGAATATACTTCAACTTTTAACAAAATCTCTTaactcattttttaatttttattcttaaCTGTTTCTCTTGAGtggttttacaaaaataaatataaagcaaCATGGAGTGTGTATAtgttagggctgggcaaataaaccaaTTCTGAAAATCCGAGCAGAACCTGGCCCGATTAAAATGAATCTGAACAATTCtgaacccgacataaataccaaatgaataccaaaaaaactcaaaaataaaaatcctaaaaaaacTTGTACCAAACCCAATCTTATTCTCCTATCATGTATCCAAAACACCTAGAATATTATTAAtacctaaaataattatctattacatgaataATTAACTCAAATACTTagtctaatatattttttaatttggtcaatattaatgttataactacaagaaaacatagcGATTGCTGAAGGAATTTCCAACGGAAAAAGTCCGTCAGAAATTTCACGGATTTCCAACCAAATatcaatgaaataaaaatcCGTCGAAAATTCGTCAGTAATTTCTGAcgacttttaaaaataattatttatattaattcctcgggaaattccaAGGGATTACAGAtggattaaaatatatatttatttttattagtttcatCTCTAATTGGTTGGAAATTtctgataaatttaaataaatgattaaatttttatttaaatttgtcgGTAATCCGTCGGGAATTTAGacggatttagggtttggaattttaaaataggtgtaaatttatttattaaaaatccaTGAGTACtataataacatttaaaacTCCGAATGATATAACATTTGCTCAATAAACAAATATTACCAAAATCTATTTGAATGTTAACACATCAAAAACTTACATTAATGATTTTGAGAATTCGTCCAcagtattttaaaatctattttaggtCATAAACCTCATTAAATCATTGGTATAATGCATACAtatattgttgatttgtttttctttgtatttggTAACTTTAAACCCCAATTCGTCGGAAATCTGTCAGAATTTGTTGGGAATCCATCGGAATTTTTTTTGACGGATTCCCGACAAATCGATGTTTAGAGTCTTGCTgaacgaaaataattttccCGATGGAAATTCCTTGGGGAATCCAAAAATTTCTCAAACACACCAAACTCTTTTATCTCtcgaaaatacattaaaatctTCTTTCCTCTTCGAGAACACAATCAAAATCACATCTTTCTCCTATTCTTCTAAAAtgtaactttttatttaaaacagatTGTTAGACTAGTTTTATGTTAAGTTGTTGGTTTTAAGGATTTGAATGTTATTTTAAGAGATTTAGATGTTAGTTTGAGGATATAGACTTTTGTTTTAAGATTGAAtgaatttaggatttagatGTTTTGtaagattttcatattttagggtttgttagtttgatgtttttttgtgttggttaaatattcaaaaatttatttaaaacatattttattttttatttttattttaaatatttttcataacgtttatataattttacaaacttataaaaaatgaaaaaatacgtttttttcatattttctattttagaaatacttttactataaataatatattacaaaacatgtatttttagaaatttacaagaaaattttttatttaaaatattttcatattttaaaactttttatattttatatataatttaaaaaaaaatttatatttaaagtttttttatataattttattatttttagtttagaatttgttaatttatgatTTGTTGTTTTAATTTGTTAGATAAATGatatagattatatttttttattaatttttataaattatttatattactggtgtttttaagaaaattattattttgcgcaattttaaaattaaaaacgttttatttattttttggttattttttttttaaaatcgcTGGATTCTCGACGACATGTTTTCGTTGGGAATCCGCCGGGGAATGACGATTGCCAACGAATTTTCAACAAAAACCTTTTTTGGGAATGTGCTGTTttcttatagtttatatattttggcaATTGCATTTGAAGTTCAtagtttttgaagtttaaacaatactgtttttaaaaagagttt encodes:
- the LOC106379536 gene encoding putative F-box/FBD/LRR-repeat protein At1g22000, translated to MESKLSTTLQAIGYLKQRVQNHSASFPAVEERFKSNEKPESKAKCNAETEAKLKNSEKNVQVGAEEGRIDPDCQRICDLPDDLLLQILLHTPTKNAVATEILSKRWRHVWKMLDKLDFKDDQSSESFGRFIEKSLQLHEAPKLVTLVVELGPTCAVDVDVGKWVDKAVKHGVRELDFNLSWKGEPTSFSKSLYTCDTLVTLTLSNQILVDVTFPATMPSLLNLSLLDVEYKDEDSLARLLSSSPVLVKLKVARLDEDNLTNFTVKVPSLKKLTYKTRFHEEEEAEEEEEEEEEKEGEEEYHIRSLVIDCPALTHLRIFDNRADYCSLTENMFCLDKVYIPYVPNPDEKFLTCLSSVTRLYLDFSKSMVACSNAINFSRLIELYFTIEDPVDWLEPFICLLQNSPILKALTIFTIGCPPSSSSWNQPSTIPPCLSSQLETLKWLDYGGKEDDKQLMTYILANSNCLKTVDIKLIPTCNLEECQKELESMPRISPSSRLLYSLERPEVFRWTV